In a genomic window of Salegentibacter salegens:
- a CDS encoding glutamate racemase — protein MRSYNSFFIVFLFLPSLIWAQETITNSILNDKDSFYYINTKDYPEGEKSLPIGVFDSGIGGLTVLDAIVNFDGFNNESLDEGADGEIDFKIEEFVYLADQANMPYGNYSAEKKDELLLEHILKDVQFLLGNKYYPSPETETFKTDKSPIKALVIACNTATAYGKENIQAFLRQAELDIKVIGVIDAGVRGTLEKLALNEDATIAVMATAGTVSSKGYVNTIYEQKDKLGYTGNIEVFQQGGIGIAEAVDEDSDYFDKNLTKPRESYKGPDLHGNLRIDKALMDIYNFDYEDFKMLCDAQGSDDCNILQINDAENYVRYHLVSLMERIRKADVQQPLKSIILGCTHYPYLTREIDRVLNELYNYQEEDGSYRYRRFMAKDINLIDPALNTALELFQHLKEEKLFNEKGNINNSEFYISVPNQDNSNNITNEKGDFTYEYKYGRSEGEIQEYVKVVPFSRRSISADIFARLEFQLPFTYNLIEEFIGDSTRISR, from the coding sequence ATGAGATCATACAACTCATTTTTCATAGTATTCCTTTTTTTGCCCAGCCTCATTTGGGCTCAGGAAACCATAACTAATAGCATTTTAAATGATAAGGATAGTTTTTATTATATAAATACTAAGGATTATCCTGAAGGCGAAAAAAGTCTCCCGATAGGCGTATTTGATTCCGGGATTGGCGGGTTAACGGTTCTTGATGCCATCGTTAATTTTGATGGTTTCAACAATGAATCCCTTGATGAAGGTGCCGATGGTGAAATCGATTTCAAAATAGAAGAATTTGTTTACCTGGCGGATCAGGCCAATATGCCTTACGGTAATTATTCAGCAGAAAAAAAGGATGAGCTATTACTAGAGCATATCCTTAAAGATGTACAGTTTCTTCTTGGGAACAAGTATTATCCTTCTCCTGAAACCGAAACCTTCAAAACCGATAAATCGCCTATTAAAGCTCTGGTTATTGCCTGTAATACGGCAACTGCCTATGGTAAGGAGAATATTCAAGCTTTTTTGAGACAGGCTGAATTAGACATTAAAGTAATTGGTGTTATTGATGCGGGGGTTAGGGGTACTTTGGAAAAGCTCGCTCTCAATGAAGATGCTACCATCGCCGTAATGGCTACAGCCGGCACTGTTTCATCTAAAGGTTATGTCAATACTATCTATGAGCAAAAAGACAAATTGGGGTACACTGGTAACATTGAAGTATTTCAGCAGGGAGGGATAGGCATCGCTGAAGCAGTGGATGAGGATTCGGATTATTTCGACAAGAATTTAACCAAACCACGGGAAAGTTATAAGGGGCCGGATTTACATGGGAATTTAAGGATTGATAAAGCTCTAATGGATATATATAACTTCGATTATGAGGATTTCAAAATGCTTTGCGATGCCCAAGGCAGTGATGATTGTAATATTCTACAGATTAACGATGCAGAGAATTATGTGCGCTATCACCTTGTTTCTTTAATGGAAAGGATTAGAAAAGCAGATGTTCAACAACCTTTAAAATCTATAATTCTGGGCTGTACTCATTATCCTTATTTAACCAGGGAAATCGATCGTGTACTAAATGAATTGTATAACTACCAAGAAGAAGATGGGAGCTACCGTTACCGCAGGTTTATGGCTAAAGACATCAACCTTATTGATCCTGCATTAAATACTGCCCTGGAATTATTTCAGCATTTAAAGGAGGAAAAACTTTTCAATGAGAAAGGAAATATAAATAACAGTGAATTTTACATTAGTGTCCCCAATCAGGATAATTCAAATAATATAACCAATGAAAAAGGAGATTTTACTTATGAGTATAAATACGGCCGGTCTGAAGGAGAAATTCAGGAATACGTAAAAGTTGTACCGTTTAGCAGAAGAAGCATCTCGGCGGATATTTTTGCCCGATTGGAATTCCAACTTCCCTTTACTTATAATTTAATAGAAGAATTTATTGGAGATAGTACCAGGATTAGCAGATAG
- a CDS encoding nucleotidyl transferase AbiEii/AbiGii toxin family protein, translating to MEEWFNLSEKDRKLIIDQVSSKKGLLPVAIEKDLWVMIALKAIFSTELKDYLVFKGGTSLSKAWSIIERFSEDIDLAIDRSFFGFEGDLSRTQVKKLRKASCKYVSEKFEEQLNEALLKQGVKEFEISITEFEESDTDPLAIELRYKSLVEKQEYLHPRILIEISSRSLIEPYELRELKSLISMVYPDQKFSGDKIEIPTVLPSRTLLEKMFLLHEEFQKPKDRKIRSARMTRHLYDISKLMETKYLDQALEDKDLYTTIVDHRSKLTKISWVDYSKHNYETLKFTPPESIMEEYKRDYSAMEESMFYGKTEPFEDLIDKLNQLNKRINKID from the coding sequence ATGGAAGAATGGTTTAATCTGAGTGAAAAGGATCGAAAATTAATTATAGATCAAGTTAGTTCGAAAAAAGGTTTACTCCCTGTGGCTATCGAAAAAGATCTATGGGTAATGATTGCTTTGAAAGCAATTTTTAGCACTGAATTAAAAGACTATTTGGTTTTTAAAGGTGGAACTTCATTAAGCAAGGCGTGGAGTATAATTGAAAGGTTTTCAGAAGATATTGATTTAGCAATCGATAGATCATTTTTTGGTTTTGAAGGAGATTTAAGTAGAACTCAAGTAAAAAAATTAAGAAAAGCATCCTGTAAATATGTAAGTGAAAAGTTTGAAGAACAATTGAATGAAGCCTTGTTAAAACAGGGTGTGAAAGAATTTGAAATAAGCATTACAGAATTCGAAGAGTCAGATACTGATCCGCTAGCAATTGAATTACGGTATAAGTCGCTAGTAGAAAAGCAGGAATACCTTCATCCCAGAATATTGATCGAAATTAGTTCAAGATCCTTGATCGAACCTTATGAGTTGAGAGAATTAAAATCTTTAATTAGTATGGTTTATCCAGATCAAAAATTTAGTGGTGATAAAATCGAAATTCCTACGGTTCTTCCATCTCGAACGCTATTAGAAAAAATGTTCTTGCTTCACGAAGAATTTCAAAAACCAAAAGATCGAAAAATAAGAAGTGCTCGTATGACAAGACATTTATATGATATTTCTAAATTAATGGAAACAAAATACTTAGATCAAGCTTTAGAAGACAAAGATTTGTACACTACAATTGTTGATCACCGAAGTAAGCTCACCAAAATTTCTTGGGTAGATTATTCTAAACATAATTATGAAACCTTAAAATTCACGCCACCAGAAAGTATTATGGAAGAATACAAAAGGGATTATTCTGCAATGGAGGAAAGTATGTTCTATGGTAAAACTGAACCATTCGAGGATTTAATTGATAAGTTAAATCAATTAAATAAACGTATAAATAAAATTGACTAA
- a CDS encoding RagB/SusD family nutrient uptake outer membrane protein, which produces MKKSIKFILVIFWTFLSISCSEDFLEIDPEQNVAAENAVIDLSTLQTAVNGVYSNLQSNGYYGRNLYVMPELMADNLYLSLRNTGRYLDFNNFVVSEEDSYVESAWNSIYEVAVNATRVIEGGENLLEQFPGQEAQIKQLLGEAYTLRSLAHFDLVRLFAQPYNFTADASHPGIPLITEINENEVSPSRNSVNEVYQHINSDLSTAVSLMTEANQDGRFSVNAAYALAARVALYEEENEKAITYSTNVIESSVFSLIPNERYMELWSVDFNEETLMEVINTIADNAGTNGLGHFFDVTGYADALVTEDLVATYDESDVRLHAILEGSKPGAEEEAYFVNKFPNGTLHDDNIKILRLAEQYLIRAEAYAKTGQNELAQQDLQVVMSRANPGAEEVGEVGNELIDRILLERRKELAFEGHRLFDLNRNKRGVSIDQGEGNVIEASYPNEKFILPIPLSEINANTNIEQNPGY; this is translated from the coding sequence ATGAAAAAAAGTATAAAATTTATATTAGTTATTTTCTGGACTTTTTTATCCATCTCTTGTAGCGAGGATTTCCTAGAAATAGATCCGGAACAAAATGTAGCTGCAGAAAATGCAGTAATAGACCTTAGTACCCTTCAAACTGCGGTAAATGGTGTATATAGTAATTTACAAAGCAATGGGTACTATGGAAGGAATTTATATGTTATGCCTGAACTTATGGCTGATAATCTTTACCTAAGTTTGAGAAATACGGGTAGATATCTTGATTTCAATAACTTCGTTGTGAGTGAAGAGGATTCTTATGTAGAAAGTGCCTGGAATTCAATATATGAAGTGGCGGTAAATGCTACACGAGTAATTGAGGGGGGCGAAAATTTACTGGAGCAATTTCCCGGTCAGGAAGCTCAAATAAAGCAATTACTTGGAGAAGCTTACACTTTAAGAAGTTTGGCTCATTTTGACCTCGTACGTTTATTTGCGCAACCTTATAATTTTACTGCAGATGCTAGCCACCCTGGTATACCCCTAATCACCGAAATTAATGAAAATGAAGTTTCCCCATCCAGAAATTCGGTAAATGAAGTTTATCAACATATAAACTCAGATCTCAGTACAGCGGTTTCATTAATGACGGAGGCCAATCAGGACGGCAGGTTTTCCGTGAATGCGGCATACGCCTTAGCCGCAAGAGTGGCCTTATATGAAGAAGAAAACGAGAAGGCCATAACTTATAGTACAAATGTTATTGAAAGTAGTGTTTTTTCACTTATTCCAAATGAAAGGTATATGGAACTATGGTCGGTGGATTTCAACGAAGAAACCCTTATGGAAGTTATCAATACTATAGCAGATAATGCTGGGACCAATGGTTTGGGGCACTTTTTTGACGTGACTGGATATGCAGATGCCTTGGTTACAGAGGATCTTGTTGCTACTTATGATGAAAGTGATGTTCGCTTGCATGCCATTTTAGAAGGTTCTAAACCGGGAGCAGAAGAGGAAGCTTATTTCGTGAATAAGTTCCCCAATGGGACTTTGCATGATGATAATATTAAAATTTTAAGACTAGCAGAGCAGTATCTAATAAGAGCTGAAGCTTATGCAAAGACCGGGCAAAACGAGCTTGCCCAACAGGATTTACAGGTAGTGATGAGCAGAGCAAATCCAGGTGCTGAGGAAGTTGGTGAAGTCGGGAATGAATTAATTGATAGAATCCTATTAGAAAGAAGAAAGGAGCTCGCTTTTGAGGGTCATAGATTATTTGATTTAAACAGAAACAAAAGAGGAGTGAGTATTGATCAGGGAGAAGGAAATGTGATTGAAGCTTCGTATCCCAATGAGAAATTCATATTACCAATTCCTTTAAGTGAAATAAATGCAAACACAAACATCGAACAAAATCCGGGTTACTAA
- a CDS encoding DUF6088 family protein: MPESIENRVKNKISNYKRGKIFFPSDFTKLGSSTAIRQALNRLEEDGFLTRLAHGIYLYPKKHPILGELIPTTEEIALAIAKRDKARIIPTGNQALNKLGLSTQVPMNIVYLTDGSSRSIKINNGSIKFKTASPKIFSVKSDKIILIIQALKQLGKENITPKVKEKIKEVLKQVDSEVIQKDIQLVPVWINQIIKESVENSDE; this comes from the coding sequence ATGCCTGAATCCATTGAAAATAGAGTGAAAAATAAGATTAGTAATTATAAGAGAGGAAAAATTTTTTTCCCGTCTGACTTTACTAAATTAGGTTCCTCTACAGCTATTAGACAAGCCTTAAATAGATTAGAAGAAGATGGGTTTTTGACAAGACTAGCTCATGGAATTTATTTATATCCTAAAAAACATCCTATTTTAGGTGAATTAATACCTACAACAGAAGAGATTGCATTAGCTATTGCAAAAAGAGATAAGGCTCGGATAATTCCTACAGGAAATCAAGCCCTTAATAAACTCGGTCTTTCAACTCAAGTACCTATGAACATAGTCTATCTAACCGATGGCTCTTCCCGATCAATCAAGATTAATAATGGTAGTATTAAATTTAAAACAGCTTCTCCCAAAATATTTTCAGTAAAAAGCGATAAGATCATTCTTATAATACAGGCATTGAAACAATTAGGTAAGGAAAACATTACACCTAAAGTCAAAGAAAAAATAAAAGAAGTATTAAAACAAGTTGACTCTGAGGTGATCCAAAAAGACATTCAATTAGTGCCGGTATGGATCAATCAGATAATTAAGGAGTCTGTTGAAAATAGCGATGAATAA
- a CDS encoding DUF4382 domain-containing protein, producing the protein MLKKNLNKLALVLGVVLFASCSEDDSIDNPDNNTGEETSVYITDSPVDQANVEAVFITVSEVKLNGKAIEGFQKSTIEISSLTNGSTEMLGKLNLDAGTTSSIELVLADSDDDNNAPGNYLVTKSGTKQELSGVTQIQLNDQVEIKEDGPNDIVLDFDLRKSIKQEGDQYTFVSDGSLQKSLRAVNTSNVGVIEGNVENSSDANAETVIAYAYRKGEFNESEKDGDQGVRFNNAVSSSVVSESNGDFEIHFLEEGDYEMYFASYSDDDQDGKLEFSGLIRAEAIGGLNLNGVSVDANTTVNLEVTFKGILDL; encoded by the coding sequence ATGTTAAAAAAGAATTTAAACAAATTGGCTTTAGTATTAGGAGTTGTATTATTTGCTTCTTGTTCAGAAGATGATAGTATTGACAACCCAGATAACAATACTGGTGAAGAAACTTCAGTTTATATTACTGACTCACCAGTTGATCAGGCTAATGTTGAAGCTGTTTTTATCACGGTATCAGAAGTTAAATTAAACGGTAAAGCTATTGAAGGTTTCCAGAAATCTACAATCGAAATTAGTAGCTTAACTAACGGAAGTACAGAAATGTTGGGAAAATTGAATCTAGATGCTGGAACAACTTCAAGTATAGAATTGGTGTTAGCAGATTCCGATGATGACAATAATGCTCCTGGGAACTATTTAGTTACTAAAAGTGGTACAAAACAAGAACTTTCAGGTGTTACTCAGATTCAGCTTAACGATCAAGTTGAGATCAAAGAGGATGGGCCAAATGATATTGTACTTGATTTTGATCTTAGAAAAAGCATTAAACAAGAGGGTGATCAGTATACATTTGTATCTGATGGTTCACTTCAAAAAAGTTTAAGGGCGGTAAATACTTCTAATGTTGGGGTAATTGAAGGTAATGTTGAAAATAGTTCTGATGCTAATGCTGAAACAGTAATTGCTTATGCATATAGGAAAGGTGAGTTTAATGAATCAGAAAAGGATGGTGACCAGGGGGTAAGGTTTAATAATGCTGTAAGTAGTTCGGTAGTTTCAGAATCTAATGGTGATTTTGAAATACATTTTCTGGAAGAAGGTGACTACGAGATGTATTTTGCTTCCTATTCAGACGATGATCAGGATGGGAAATTAGAATTTTCTGGTTTAATCAGGGCTGAAGCTATTGGCGGGCTTAACCTCAATGGAGTTTCTGTAGATGCTAATACTACAGTAAACCTTGAAGTTACTTTTAAAGGTATATTAGATTTATAA
- a CDS encoding serine hydrolase domain-containing protein encodes MTKNLLPFILLLSLLVTLSCGTKPNPVSQDSDEIINDKTLDSFFQELQEKDMFSGAVAVKKNGKILLKKGYGKANFQFDKDFKANTPMEVASVSKQFTAAAIVLLEQQSKLNIENNVQAYLDDFPYSEITIKHLLTHTSGLVNYASHFRQNWDTTKVAYNKDIFTYFKTEKPDLESVPGEKYSYSNSGYVVLAEIIARVSGEPLDEFLQKKIFQPADMKASAFYERDTIWKMKGYAPAYMLDLKTCEYTKPENLPGKYYYTFLSGRLGPGRLSSSVNDLIKWDSILNTNAIFSKKSKDKIFQVYKPEKDSSDYGFGWHIYNDDSLGKVVYHTGSWAGNLTSIKRYIDDRSLIIVLNNRYNTAYLKDIRKQVEGYLKGQTLEVPKQKIEHLLPKEICNLNKENLYSWYESIANEVEISLEALADMEREYREIDEPRKADLAKDLSSFITTTN; translated from the coding sequence ATGACTAAAAACCTATTACCTTTCATACTACTTTTAAGCTTGTTGGTAACTCTTTCCTGCGGAACCAAACCAAACCCCGTTTCACAGGATTCAGATGAAATTATAAATGATAAGACGCTGGATAGCTTTTTTCAGGAACTTCAGGAAAAAGACATGTTTAGTGGTGCTGTGGCCGTAAAGAAGAATGGTAAAATTCTGTTGAAAAAAGGATACGGTAAGGCAAATTTTCAGTTTGATAAGGATTTTAAAGCTAATACTCCTATGGAGGTAGCCTCCGTTTCCAAACAATTTACAGCAGCAGCAATAGTTTTATTGGAACAACAGAGTAAATTAAATATTGAAAATAATGTTCAAGCTTATTTAGATGATTTTCCCTACTCTGAAATTACCATAAAACATCTGTTAACTCATACTTCAGGCCTGGTAAATTATGCCAGTCATTTTAGACAAAACTGGGACACTACGAAGGTCGCATACAATAAAGACATATTTACCTATTTTAAAACTGAGAAACCAGATCTGGAAAGTGTTCCAGGGGAGAAATATAGCTATTCCAATTCGGGATATGTAGTATTGGCAGAAATAATTGCGAGAGTAAGTGGGGAGCCATTAGATGAATTTCTGCAAAAAAAAATCTTTCAACCTGCAGATATGAAAGCGAGTGCTTTCTATGAACGAGACACTATTTGGAAAATGAAAGGTTATGCTCCTGCGTATATGCTGGATCTTAAAACCTGTGAATATACGAAGCCGGAGAATCTTCCGGGAAAATATTACTATACATTCTTAAGTGGCAGATTAGGCCCGGGCAGATTATCTTCAAGTGTAAATGATCTCATTAAATGGGACAGCATTTTAAATACCAATGCTATATTCAGTAAAAAAAGCAAAGATAAAATTTTCCAGGTTTATAAGCCAGAAAAGGACAGCTCCGATTACGGATTTGGATGGCATATTTATAATGATGATAGCCTGGGTAAGGTAGTTTATCACACCGGGAGTTGGGCTGGAAATCTCACTTCTATTAAAAGATATATCGATGATAGGAGTCTGATAATTGTTCTAAATAACAGGTATAATACCGCTTACTTAAAAGATATCCGGAAGCAGGTTGAAGGTTATTTAAAGGGACAAACTCTGGAAGTGCCTAAACAGAAAATAGAACATCTCTTACCAAAAGAGATCTGTAATTTAAATAAAGAAAACCTGTATTCCTGGTATGAAAGTATTGCAAACGAAGTGGAGATCTCTCTTGAAGCTTTAGCAGATATGGAAAGGGAATACCGGGAAATAGATGAGCCCCGAAAGGCAGATCTGGCAAAGGACCTAAGCTCTTTTATTACAACTACAAACTAA
- a CDS encoding IS256 family transposase produces the protein MTQEEIKELKEKALKQFLSGESLTGKNGAFAPMLREFMEEALEAEMSSHLSDEEKGSKAGNKRNGKGKKTLKSSQGDVTINTPQDRNSTFEPEIVAKRQRILADNLEKQIIGMYGMGNSLRDISAHIEEMYDSKISTHVLSDITDRVIPKVKEWQDRPLEPVYCILWLDAMHFKVREEGKVKHKALYNILGINKAGRKEVLGMYISESEGANFWLQVLTQLNNRGLKDILIACTDNLTGFSEAIHSVYPKTDIQLCIVHQIRNSMKYVASKDQKDFMKDLKLVYKADTKDQAESALLDLEEKWGKRYPIVIRSWNDNWDRLSAYFEYTAPIRKLIYTTNAVEAFHRQVRKVTKTKGAFTNDMALLKLVYLATRRIEKKWNAPLQNWGLVVQQLAIKFEGRLELDLATNETKN, from the coding sequence ATGACACAAGAAGAGATTAAGGAATTAAAGGAAAAAGCATTAAAACAATTTTTATCAGGAGAATCCCTAACCGGCAAAAACGGCGCTTTTGCTCCAATGCTTAGGGAGTTTATGGAAGAGGCCCTGGAAGCAGAAATGTCTTCGCACCTTTCCGATGAAGAAAAAGGCTCAAAAGCAGGTAATAAGCGTAATGGCAAAGGCAAAAAGACCCTAAAGAGCAGCCAAGGGGACGTCACCATTAACACGCCCCAGGATCGTAACAGTACCTTTGAGCCGGAGATCGTAGCGAAACGCCAGCGTATCCTGGCCGATAATTTAGAAAAGCAGATTATAGGCATGTACGGGATGGGCAATAGCCTGCGGGATATCTCAGCTCATATAGAGGAAATGTATGATTCCAAGATATCCACACACGTTCTAAGTGATATTACGGACCGGGTGATTCCCAAGGTTAAGGAATGGCAGGATCGCCCCTTGGAGCCGGTATATTGCATCCTATGGCTCGACGCGATGCACTTCAAGGTACGCGAAGAAGGCAAAGTAAAGCACAAGGCCTTGTATAATATTTTAGGAATAAATAAAGCTGGAAGAAAGGAAGTGCTGGGTATGTATATCTCGGAAAGTGAAGGGGCCAATTTTTGGCTTCAGGTGCTGACCCAATTAAACAACCGTGGCTTAAAAGATATTCTGATTGCCTGTACGGATAATCTTACGGGCTTTAGTGAAGCCATTCATTCTGTTTATCCCAAGACTGATATTCAGCTATGTATTGTCCACCAGATCCGCAATAGTATGAAGTATGTGGCCAGTAAGGATCAAAAAGATTTTATGAAAGACCTTAAACTGGTGTACAAGGCTGACACCAAAGACCAGGCTGAATCGGCTTTACTGGATCTGGAAGAAAAATGGGGCAAAAGATATCCCATAGTGATCCGTTCCTGGAATGATAACTGGGACCGATTGAGTGCTTATTTTGAATATACCGCACCCATTAGAAAACTCATATACACCACAAATGCCGTAGAGGCTTTTCACCGGCAGGTAAGAAAAGTAACCAAGACCAAAGGCGCTTTTACCAATGATATGGCACTATTGAAGCTGGTTTACCTAGCTACCAGAAGAATTGAAAAGAAATGGAACGCCCCACTGCAGAACTGGGGTTTGGTAGTTCAACAATTAGCTATTAAATTTGAAGGTCGGCTAGAGTTGGACTTAGCCACCAATGAAACGAAAAACTAA
- a CDS encoding N-acyl-D-amino-acid deacylase family protein, with protein MKFRLIIPLSFLLFLGQYTKAQDYDLIIRNGTVYNGLGDKPRIQDIGINQDKIVKLGDLTDKTAVTNIDANFKAVTPGFIDTHAHIENIRQLPTAESAMRQGVSLLIGGADGGGPDDFPSYVDKVSELKLGVNVGYQVGHNSVRERVLGTENRNPSEEELLQMQELVAQAMNHGAFGLSTGLTYVPGTYSETEEVIALAKVATKHGGFYSSHIRDESLGLIEAVSETIEIAEKADITVVLSHHKALGAGMWGASEKTLKMVDSANAAGLDVRLDQYPYTASSTGISALIPSWARAGGSDKFKDRLQDKKLRDSIEKGILYNIIHVRVGDELERLQFRKFDWKPELQGKTMVDWLEMENLEPTPANAVNLIIQAQKNGGAQMIYHVMHGEDVNRIMKHPKTMIASDGKLSQPGENHPHPRSYGSFPRVLGVYARDKKVLSLSEAIKKMTSMPADLLGLHNRGRIMEGCVADLVIFDPEKIKDMATFEEPHQYPLGIETVIINGQISLEGSELTGTTAGKLITSKNIKL; from the coding sequence TTGAAATTCAGATTAATAATTCCCCTCAGCTTCCTGCTTTTCCTTGGGCAGTATACTAAAGCGCAGGATTATGACCTCATTATAAGAAATGGCACTGTCTATAATGGATTAGGAGATAAGCCAAGGATACAGGATATCGGAATTAACCAGGATAAAATTGTAAAGTTGGGAGACCTCACAGATAAAACGGCGGTCACGAACATTGATGCTAATTTTAAAGCTGTGACTCCCGGTTTTATAGACACTCACGCACATATAGAAAACATCAGGCAGTTACCCACTGCTGAAAGTGCTATGCGCCAGGGCGTAAGTCTTCTCATTGGCGGTGCAGACGGGGGTGGTCCCGATGATTTCCCAAGCTATGTTGACAAAGTAAGCGAGCTGAAGTTAGGGGTTAATGTGGGTTACCAGGTAGGTCATAATTCGGTTCGCGAGAGGGTTTTGGGCACAGAGAACCGTAACCCAAGCGAAGAAGAATTATTGCAAATGCAGGAATTGGTAGCTCAAGCCATGAATCACGGCGCCTTTGGTCTAAGTACCGGGCTAACCTATGTGCCAGGGACATATTCTGAAACCGAAGAGGTAATTGCCCTGGCCAAAGTTGCAACAAAACATGGAGGTTTTTATTCTTCCCATATTCGCGATGAAAGCCTGGGCTTGATCGAAGCTGTCTCAGAAACTATTGAAATAGCCGAAAAGGCCGATATCACGGTAGTACTCAGTCACCATAAAGCCCTGGGGGCCGGGATGTGGGGCGCAAGTGAAAAAACGCTGAAAATGGTGGATTCTGCCAATGCAGCCGGTTTAGATGTGAGATTAGATCAATACCCATATACAGCCAGTTCTACAGGAATATCAGCTTTAATCCCTTCCTGGGCACGCGCAGGAGGAAGTGATAAGTTTAAGGACCGACTTCAGGATAAGAAACTAAGAGACAGTATTGAAAAAGGAATTCTTTATAATATAATCCACGTGAGGGTTGGGGACGAATTGGAACGTCTACAATTCAGAAAGTTCGACTGGAAACCGGAATTACAGGGAAAAACCATGGTAGATTGGCTGGAAATGGAAAATCTCGAGCCTACCCCCGCCAATGCTGTAAACCTAATCATTCAGGCTCAAAAAAACGGTGGAGCGCAAATGATCTATCATGTAATGCATGGAGAGGACGTAAACCGAATCATGAAACATCCTAAAACCATGATAGCTTCAGATGGGAAATTATCCCAACCGGGCGAAAATCATCCTCATCCCAGGTCATACGGTAGCTTCCCAAGAGTTTTAGGGGTGTATGCAAGAGATAAGAAGGTGCTAAGTCTTTCTGAGGCTATAAAAAAAATGACTTCGATGCCCGCTGATCTTCTCGGACTCCATAACCGGGGAAGAATAATGGAGGGTTGTGTAGCCGATTTGGTAATCTTTGACCCTGAAAAAATTAAAGATATGGCCACTTTTGAAGAGCCTCATCAATATCCATTAGGTATTGAAACTGTTATTATAAACGGACAGATAAGCCTGGAAGGTAGTGAGCTTACAGGAACTACTGCAGGGAAACTTATTACCTCAAAAAATATAAAACTTTAA